The following proteins come from a genomic window of bacterium CG_4_10_14_0_2_um_filter_33_32:
- a CDS encoding RNA-binding protein, protein MATEKDQEFVEYIVKALVDSPDKVQTSRTIDERGVLIELKVDPSDMGKIIGKEGKTAKSIRTLLRVVGAKNNARVNLKIVEPEGSERPEGGAKVEGSEKAEVKDDTASSIDDIKI, encoded by the coding sequence GTGGCAACAGAAAAAGACCAAGAATTTGTTGAATACATTGTTAAGGCACTAGTTGATAGTCCAGATAAAGTTCAAACAAGCAGAACTATCGATGAAAGAGGAGTTTTGATTGAACTTAAAGTTGATCCTTCCGACATGGGAAAAATAATTGGAAAAGAAGGAAAAACCGCTAAATCAATTAGGACTTTACTAAGAGTGGTTGGCGCTAAAAACAATGCAAGAGTAAATCTTAAAATTGTTGAGCCAGAAGGCAGCGAGAGACCAGAAGGCGGCGCTAAAGTTGAAGGCAGCGAGAAAGCCGAAGTCAAAGATGACACTGCTTCAAGTATTGACGATATTAAAATCTAA
- a CDS encoding tRNA (guanosine(37)-N1)-methyltransferase TrmD, whose product MNFHILTLFPKTIECVFSESIIKRAREKGLVKIHIHNFRDWGIDKRKQVDDKACGGGAGMVLRVDVIDKALKAIKLKIKNGKKKVILLTPQGKVFKQKTAEILSKEKNIILICGHYEGFDERIRKNLVDEEISIGDYVLTGGEIPAAMLIDSISRLIPGVLGKEESLQEESFKDGLLEYPQYTKPNEYKGWKVPDILLSGNHAKINQWRRNEAVQKTKKRRPDLL is encoded by the coding sequence ATAAATTTTCATATATTAACTCTTTTTCCAAAAACAATTGAATGCGTTTTTTCTGAAAGTATTATCAAAAGGGCTAGAGAAAAAGGTTTGGTAAAAATCCACATACATAATTTTAGAGATTGGGGAATTGATAAAAGAAAACAAGTTGACGATAAAGCTTGTGGCGGTGGAGCAGGTATGGTTTTAAGGGTAGATGTTATAGATAAAGCGCTTAAAGCAATAAAATTAAAGATTAAGAATGGGAAAAAGAAAGTTATATTATTAACTCCTCAAGGTAAGGTTTTTAAACAAAAAACAGCCGAAATATTATCAAAAGAAAAAAACATTATTTTAATTTGCGGCCATTATGAAGGTTTCGATGAGAGAATTAGAAAGAATTTAGTGGATGAGGAAATTTCTATAGGGGATTATGTCTTAACTGGCGGAGAAATTCCGGCAGCAATGCTTATAGATTCAATATCCCGTCTAATCCCAGGTGTTTTAGGTAAAGAGGAATCTTTACAGGAAGAATCCTTTAAAGATGGATTATTAGAGTACCCTCAATATACCAAGCCAAATGAATACAAAGGATGGAAAGTGCCTGATATATTACTTTCCGGCAATCACGCAAAAATAAACCAATGGCGAAGAAATGAAGCAGTTCAAAAAACTAAAAAAAGGCGTCCGGATTTGCTATAA
- a CDS encoding ferredoxin translates to MPNVDKEKCIGCGLCVSICSDCFELGEDGKSQAKGSCKGDEDCIKETVSSCPVQAISED, encoded by the coding sequence ATGCCTAATGTCGATAAAGAAAAATGTATTGGTTGCGGTTTATGCGTGTCGATTTGTTCTGACTGTTTTGAATTAGGGGAAGATGGAAAATCTCAAGCAAAGGGTTCTTGCAAGGGCGATGAAGATTGTATAAAAGAAACTGTTTCAAGCTGCCCAGTTCAAGCAATTTCTGAGGATTAA